A window of the Butyricimonas faecalis genome harbors these coding sequences:
- a CDS encoding acyl carrier protein has product METEEILRELDTIFRDILKNENIALTPATTAKDVEGWDSLTNMRLITAIEKHYNIRFGLREILKFKHVGDLCASIQAKKK; this is encoded by the coding sequence ATGGAAACCGAAGAAATCTTACGCGAACTGGACACGATCTTTCGCGACATCTTAAAAAACGAAAACATCGCGTTAACCCCCGCAACCACGGCAAAAGACGTGGAGGGATGGGATTCGCTGACGAACATGCGCCTTATCACGGCCATTGAAAAACATTACAACATTCGTTTCGGCCTACGTGAAATACTGAAATTCAAACACGTGGGAGACCTATGCGCATCCATTCAAGCTAAAAAGAAGTAG